A window of Escherichia coli contains these coding sequences:
- a CDS encoding korC → MNADTERYFSDLIEAKKFNGYTLVSGEDWQKPTVDEIQLVRGLIFLTDSQLANRLTVDKRTICKWKSGETSMVYTTWCCLCWLAGLGMPLDNIISR, encoded by the coding sequence ATGAATGCGGATACCGAAAGGTATTTCAGCGATCTTATCGAGGCCAAAAAATTTAATGGCTATACGCTGGTCAGCGGAGAAGACTGGCAGAAGCCCACAGTCGATGAAATCCAGCTGGTCAGGGGACTTATCTTCCTGACTGACAGCCAGCTGGCCAACCGGCTGACTGTGGACAAACGCACCATCTGTAAGTGGAAATCCGGCGAGACCAGTATGGTGTACACCACCTGGTGCTGCCTGTGCTGGCTGGCCGGACTGGGTATGCCGCTCGATAACATTATCAGTCGCTGA
- a CDS encoding DUF4238 domain-containing protein yields the protein MDYTKNQHVLSQWVLRNFRSDDTALSAKEKQRVWCHTVYMTPDKENVLHTQPLPISSVAVSKNCFRLIDAETGQPFDIEDELGVYERLTAGIVNDIIHEHNFSRLRHTQPEDFPVEKLASFAVMQLMLNLHNPQNKNPYKHEMLEQFHADIQDHLSEYIHSINQLLHTNPELMDDHFYLKTLRVANSVSSEEDKSRALFVLFGLLSILNKPTLYDKINILRNKIFAGIHTIEVIHTGHDFDSTEPRPAFAIAPNIFCLYKDENRIYLPLSHNFTLSFITGVASYFNPRIDVFSPRPEQLKCCQDRSLNFFKVSFDYIDNVMTTIDMYNVGSSSTFYSAYEISKLNEYLDKQDLDHGYYYTPENPVLWQSAQEDEL from the coding sequence ATGGACTACACAAAAAATCAGCATGTGCTTTCACAGTGGGTGCTACGCAACTTTCGCAGCGATGACACAGCCCTGTCTGCAAAAGAAAAGCAGCGAGTATGGTGTCACACCGTGTATATGACGCCTGATAAAGAAAACGTTCTTCACACGCAACCTCTGCCAATATCCAGTGTGGCAGTATCGAAAAACTGCTTTCGTCTTATTGATGCTGAGACAGGGCAGCCTTTCGATATTGAAGACGAACTGGGTGTCTACGAACGCCTGACCGCCGGGATCGTGAACGATATCATTCATGAGCACAATTTCTCACGCCTTCGTCACACGCAGCCGGAAGATTTTCCGGTAGAGAAACTCGCCAGTTTTGCGGTGATGCAGTTAATGCTCAATCTGCACAACCCACAAAATAAAAATCCGTACAAGCATGAAATGCTTGAACAGTTCCATGCAGATATACAGGATCACTTATCAGAATACATCCATTCGATAAATCAGTTGCTTCACACAAATCCTGAGTTAATGGACGATCATTTCTATCTCAAAACTTTGCGCGTTGCTAATTCAGTTTCTTCCGAAGAAGATAAAAGCAGAGCGCTGTTTGTTTTGTTTGGACTTTTATCAATTCTGAATAAACCAACTCTATATGACAAAATCAATATATTAAGAAACAAGATTTTTGCTGGTATCCATACCATTGAGGTTATTCATACAGGCCATGATTTCGACAGCACTGAACCCAGACCGGCATTCGCAATAGCACCCAATATCTTTTGTCTTTATAAAGATGAAAACAGAATTTATCTTCCTTTATCCCATAACTTTACTCTCAGCTTTATTACTGGCGTTGCATCATATTTCAATCCGCGAATAGACGTTTTTTCTCCTCGTCCCGAGCAGCTAAAATGCTGCCAAGACCGGAGCCTAAACTTTTTCAAGGTCTCGTTTGATTACATTGACAATGTAATGACAACAATCGATATGTATAATGTTGGCTCTTCCAGTACTTTTTATTCAGCCTATGAGATAAGCAAGCTTAATGAGTATCTGGATAAGCAGGATTTGGATCATGGCTATTATTACACGCCGGAAAACCCGGTGCTGTGGCAATCTGCTCAGGAGGATGAATTATGA